Genomic window (Paenibacillus sp. PK3_47):
GCTGAGATCCCCGCGGCTGGTGCAGCAGATGCATCCGCCCAGCATTTCCGCCATAGGCACAGATTGCTCTACAAGCAGACCGTCGAGATTAACCTCGCCAAGCTCATTCATGACTACCGCAGGTCTAAGGTTCTGCCCTTTCCAGTAGTCCAGCAGATGCTGCAGCAAAGTGGTTTTACCGCTGCCCAGAAATCCTGATAATATGTAAACCGGTAATGACTGTTCCAAGTTTCATCTCTCCTATGTTGAACGGTTATGGTAGCGAGTGTACTACAAGTGGGCAACCCATGCAAGGCAGCTTAACCGGCGTTAGCCAAACGCCGCTGCAGGGAGGTCTGGCTTGTGTTTGTCCCGCCCTTCACCTATCATGAGGAGAGGAAATTGTTACCTTACCATTGATAAAAAGGAGCCATGCCGATGTCATCCGTTGATGAACACCGCAGTGAAGCGCCGCAAACCGTGGCTTGTCATGTAATCACTGTATCCGACACCCGAACCATGGAGACTGACACCGGAGGTGCACTGATTATCTCCATGCTGGAAGAAGCCGGCTATGTGGTCAGCGGGCGTACGATCGTCAAGGACGATTATGAGGATATCCGCGAGCTGGTCTATAAAAGCTCCGTAGATTCCGGTATAGAAGCCATACTGCTGACCGGCGGTACAGGTATCGCACCCCGGGACACGACTTATGAAGCCGTAGCCTCCCTGCTCGACAAGTCCATGCCTGGCTTCGGAGAGATTTTCCGTTATCTCAGCTACACTGAGGATATCGGTTCGGCTGCTATTCTCAGCCGTGCTATAGCCGGTACTATAGGCAATACCGCCATATTCTCCATGCCAGGCTCTACCGGGGCGATTAGGCTTGCCATGAGCCGTTTGATTGTTCCCGAGCTGCGTCATGTCATGCGCGAAATTTACAAGCGGTCCTGATCTGTGATAAGAAAACAGCAAATAGCCCCCTATATCCCCTAACCTGCAAAGGGCGCAGGAAAGAGGAGCACAGGGGGCTATTCTGCGTTATTAGTGGGAATGGCTGCCCATATGCCCCAGAATACCGTTAAACAGCGACTTTACTTTGTCGGATAATTTACTCTTCTCCTTGTGCATGGAGGTGTAGGCGAGATTCCCTACCTTCTCTTGCCGCGGCAGCCCTGTTCCAGCGGTTAAGGTTACCGTAAGCAGCGCGGCCACTAGTATTCCTGTTAAATAACGTGTCATCTGCTACACTCCTTTCAGTTCATCCAATGGAATGCAATTATTCATAGGATGGCTGAAAGTTATAAAAGTATGCAGGTCGAAGCTGAAGACACCCTCACGTTACAGCAGCGGAGGGTCAGTATGCACGTCAAGGTCAGGCTCAGTCCCAATCCAGCGTGTAAAAACAACCGTAAACCCAGCCCTTGTAGGCGCACAAACCAGGGGGCCGGCCTGTACATTCTCTCTATAAGGAAAACGGGCAACCCGGATCGTCCGCCAGGGATGAGATTCGGTTCTTGCCCTCAAAATCACTGCGTCTTTCATCCGCGATGCCCGGATGGTAACGACCTCCCCTGCCCATTCCGGAACAGGCGACAAAGACCAGTCCGAATACTTGTCCGTCACTACCGCACCGATATGGGGCACGCCGTCATTCAGCTCAATCCCTGCCTTGATCCACTCTGTTTCGGAATGCCACAGCATCATTCCCGCCTGATCGTACAGCTCTGTAAAGCCGTCCAGTGAAAAGCTGACTTCAATACCTTCCTCCGCCGCCCAGGGAGCAAGCAGTGCATGACCGTTATCATGCTGAAATCCGTACATGGTCTGCTGCCAGTAGTCGCTTCCTTCTACTGCCTCAACGACCAGGGAATCTCCC
Coding sequences:
- a CDS encoding molybdenum cofactor biosynthesis protein B, which translates into the protein MPMSSVDEHRSEAPQTVACHVITVSDTRTMETDTGGALIISMLEEAGYVVSGRTIVKDDYEDIRELVYKSSVDSGIEAILLTGGTGIAPRDTTYEAVASLLDKSMPGFGEIFRYLSYTEDIGSAAILSRAIAGTIGNTAIFSMPGSTGAIRLAMSRLIVPELRHVMREIYKRS
- a CDS encoding DUF1349 domain-containing protein; the protein is MPKVKRWQEGTWTHEPQSCTVQGDSLVVEAVEGSDYWQQTMYGFQHDNGHALLAPWAAEEGIEVSFSLDGFTELYDQAGMMLWHSETEWIKAGIELNDGVPHIGAVVTDKYSDWSLSPVPEWAGEVVTIRASRMKDAVILRARTESHPWRTIRVARFPYRENVQAGPLVCAPTRAGFTVVFTRWIGTEPDLDVHTDPPLL